ATGCGGGTGGTTTTAGGTATCTTTTTTGGTGTTATATTAGGAACCTATGTAAAAAGAGGGTTTTCAAAAATTGAAGCGTTTTTTGATAGCTTTACAGTTATTCCAACTGTTATGATTGCATATTTCTTTCTTCAGTTTGCAACTAGTTTTGTGAATGGAGCAGAGACGACTAGTTTCTTTGAGAGGGCATCATTTCAAGTCATATTGTTTATTGTGCTTGCACTTCCTACAATTTCTCTCTATATTGCGAATGAAGTGCGGAAATTACAAAAGGAAGAGTTTATAGACGCTGCTCGTATACTAGGAGGAAGTAAGCGGCATATTGTTGTGAAACATGTGTTTCCGCACTTATATATGACGTTTGTACTTGTATTGATGCAGCAGTTTATTCAAACGTTGATTCTTTTTCTTCATTTAGGATTACTTGAAGTGTTTTTTGGAGGGACGGTCCAGTTTGGAGGAATGGTCAAAGAGTTAGATTCTTACACACATGAATGGTCTGGTTTAATAGGTGTATACTTTCGCTCTCTATCAGTGCATCCATGGATCCCGCTCGTACCAATTACTTTCTTTGGGCTTACTATTTTTTCAGGGAATATGATTGCACGAAGTATAGAGGATGCGATAGCAAAAGTAAGGTTAGGAGAAATGAACAAAGACGAGGAAGTAGAAGAAGTAAAGTCTATTTCACTTCCTAAAGAAGAGTTATTTACATTTAAACATACGATGTAAAGAGCCTAGGAAACTGTTATTACATATTAACCGTTCGTTCTTGTACAAATACTGTATTAAGTGATAGAAAATGAAAAAGAAGCAAGCATTGATGAATGCTTGCTTCTTTCTTTATTTAGTAGAAACTTCACCTTCAGTTTGTGTCTGCGGGATAAAGTATCCGACAATACCTCCAATAATTGCTGGGACAATCCAACCAATTCCTAATTTGTAAAAAGGAATTGTGCTTACAATAGATGTAATAGCAGCTGGCATCATTCCCACATTATCAAGCGCGTGAATGCAGCTAATGATGAATGCAGCGATCATTGCACCGATGTATACAGATGGTTTACGCTTCGTATATTTATCAATAAATGATACAAAAATTAAAATAATTGTAATTGGATAAAGAATAATTAACACAGGTAATGTAATTTTGATTAATAAGCTTAGTCCTAGATTTGAAATGATAAAGCTGAAAATACAAACATATAATACAAGTTTTTTATACGAGACATTAGTTAATATATTTGTAAAATAGTTGGCAAATGCACTAACTACACCAATAGCTGTCGTTAAGCAAGCAAATATAATTGCGATGCTTAGCAAAACATTACCGCTTGTCCCAAATAATTGGTACATAACAGTTGCTAATAGCTGACCGCCGTTTTCAAATTGACCAAGGTTTCCGTTCGATGCTCCGATATAGCCAAGCAAGAAATAAACAATCGTTAAAAAGAAAGCAGCGATACTTCCGCAAATAATTGTGTATTTTGCGATAGAAGCTTTTTCCGTTACACCGTTTTGACGAATCGCATTTACGACAATTGTTGACAAAACGAGAGCGCCAATCGCATCTAATGTTAAAAATCCTTCTAAAAAACCTTTGAAAAATGGAATCTCTTTATAATCGCCGACAGGATTTTCAAATGAACCTGTTGGTGAAAAGATTGCCTTCGTTGCCATAACTGCAATAACTCCAAGTAAAATTGGTGTTAATATTTTTCCAATATGATCAACTAATTTAGATGGGTTTAATGATAAGAAGTAAACAACCGTAAAGAAAATAAAGCTAAATAGTAACATGGAGTACCATTGATCATTAAAAAGTGGTGCGATTCCAATTTCATAAGAAACAGATCCAGTTCGTGGAATAACAAATAGTGGGCCGATGGAAAGATAGATAATGATAGCTAGTACTGCTGCAAACTTTGGATGAACACGGCTCGCTAAACTTTTAAAACTACCACCTGCAAGAGCAACGGCGACGATTGCTAATAATGATAAACCTACATCTGTAATAATAAATCCTGAAATAGAAACCCACATGTTTTCTCCTGAAGAAAGCCCAAGAAGTGGTGGGAAAATCATATTACCAGCGCCGAAAAAAACTGCAAATAGCAATAAGCTAATGGAGAGAATTTGCGATGGCTTTAAAGTTGTACGCATGTATAGAAAATCCTCCTAAATATCTTTTTGTCGAAAATTCAAATAATTTGTCGAGTAACTGTTATAATTTTAATCGTCTGATGACTAGAAAGCAACAGGAAACTTTAAAAAATTTTAAAAATAATGCGTTAAGTTGAATAATTATGCCTTTTTGGAAAAACATTGGTATGGAAGTTAGGGAAAGATAGATGGACAATAAAAAATACACATATCAATAGGATATGTGTAGCTGGAAAAATTAAAAATAAATTTTTCGATCGCGTTCTTCTTTTAAAATTTCAACAGCTTCGCGGAAACGCTGGGAATGAACGATTTCGCGCTCACGTAAAAAGCGGAGGCTATCATTTATATCAGGATCATCTGATAAATCAATGAGCCACTGATAAGTTGCTCTTGCTTTTTCTTCTGCAGCAATGTCTTCATATAAGTCTGCAATTGGATCACCTTTTGCTTGTATGTATGTGGCTGTAAACGGAACGCCGCCTGCATTGTGATAAAATAGTGCACTATCATGATTAGCGTACTGAGCATCTAGTCCAGCTGCTTTCATCTGCTCAGGGGTCGCGTCTTTTGTTAATTTATAAATCATTGTTGCAATCATTTCAAGATGAGCAAATTCTTCCGTACCGATATCTGTTAATAAACCTATTACTTGATCAGGAATCGTGTAGCGCTGGTTTAAATAACGGAGAGCAGCTGCCAATTCTCCATCTGCACCACCGTACTGCTCAACTAATAATTTTGCAAGTGCTGGATTACAAGTACTTACTTTTACAGGGTATTGCAATTTTTTTTCATATATCCACATATTTTCTCTCCTTTATATTTGCCATGGCCAAGGACCTTTACTCCATTCCCACGGAGCATTAGAGTAGCTATTACCAAACTGTTGGAGTGGGCCATACTTTTCTTCAATTTTTTGCTTTTGCAATCTTCTTTTATAGGAAAAATCATTAAATTGATTTATCGCTGTAACATCATCTGGATGAGTATCTAGATAAAGCGTAAGTTCAACTAATACAAAATCGAGTTCTTGCAACTCTTTTATCCATTCATAATATTCATCTGGCAGTGTTGGAGTCACGATTCTTGTCACCTTCCTTTCTTATGGGGGCTTTCATAATAATCATAAAGAGCAGGCCATAAAGTGCCTTTTTGCAAGGCGTCTCTTGGAGGGAATTGTGGTAAATTAGTTGGTTGGAATCCCATATATAAATGAGGAGGGGTTGAATAAAATCTCTTTCCAATCGGTGGACAAGGATCTTTTGGACTATGGTAAGGTGTGTAAGATTTCATAAATTTGTCCATAATGCAAACCTCCTTTATAAGTGAAACATTCATCACTATGTATTGTATTCAGACATAATTGTTATTTATGACTCATATAGAAAAACTAGTAGGGTCAAGGAGGAAATGTACGTGGAGACTATTACAAATTGTATTGTATTAGAAGTAAGAAATTTAAAGGAAACATTATATTTTTATGAAGGTATCCTGGGATTTCAGCCGAGTAGACACCGGCCACAATTACATGTGCCTGGCGTTTGGTATGATATTGGTGCAACGAGAATTTGCTTCGTTTTAAATAGGGAAAAAGGCGGGGATTTCGGTGAGGAAGTGCCTTCTTATATAAATTTTAGTTTGCCATTTTGTGATATGGAAAAAGTACGAAAAAAATTAGAGTTCTATTGTGTGTCATTTCAAGAATTAGAGAGCTGTAAAACGGAGAAAAGAGGTATTATTGTGCATGATCCTGACCAGTATAGAATTCTAATTGCGCCGAAAGAGTAGATAAGGGGGGAGTTAACCGGATGAATAGTACGTATGAAGAAATCGCGTTGTTTGAACATAAATTCTGGTTGAAGGTTCTTGGCGATCATGCGCAGTTTCTTTTAGATGCTTTAGCTCAAAATGAAAGTGAAGATATTCAAAAAGCGATGTATTTTGTCCAAACATTTGATAGATTCCTCAGTAATATTCATACGGTAAATTTGATTGCATTTGCGAAAGATGCACATAAAGTAGCAGAGGAAATTAGAAAATTTAAGTTAAATATTATACAAAAGCAACTGGAAGGAAAAATTGTCATTCATTTTACACCAACTTTTATTAACCATATGGTGAACGAAGTGGAAGAGTACATAGCGGTATTAGAATATTTAATAAAAGGAGAAGTGCCACCTGTTTTTCATGAATTGCATTATCATCTTGCTTGGCTAACGGATGCAGCGGGTCATGCAGGTGCCATTTCAGGTGGATTAGATCTGGTCGAGAAACGACTGAAAGAGAAGAGTGAAGAATATGAAAAGCATTTTGAACAGTTTTATTTAAAAGCTGTGGAAATGACAGGTTACTTACGGGCAGAACTGCATTCTTTTCCAGCTCTAAAAAAATTTACAAAAGATGTTTCATTAGAATTAACACTATTCTCCCGTTTTCTTCACGAATTAGAAGAATTAGAGTTATCTAATCAAGTATTAAGCTTAATATCTGGAAGAATGGCAGACCATATGGCAAGGGAAGAATGCTATTATTTATTGAAACTAGCACAAGCTTCTGGATTAGA
This sequence is a window from Bacillus pseudomycoides DSM 12442. Protein-coding genes within it:
- a CDS encoding ABC transporter permease, which gives rise to MWKYIKRDKKFWFSILFLVVLVGLSIGNTLWNGGHIRQVSLQYDAQGNVEAPPFSPSSKFLLGTDRKGYDLLHLVIEGAKWTIGISAFIAMMRVVLGIFFGVILGTYVKRGFSKIEAFFDSFTVIPTVMIAYFFLQFATSFVNGAETTSFFERASFQVILFIVLALPTISLYIANEVRKLQKEEFIDAARILGGSKRHIVVKHVFPHLYMTFVLVLMQQFIQTLILFLHLGLLEVFFGGTVQFGGMVKELDSYTHEWSGLIGVYFRSLSVHPWIPLVPITFFGLTIFSGNMIARSIEDAIAKVRLGEMNKDEEVEEVKSISLPKEELFTFKHTM
- the brnQ2 gene encoding branched-chain amino acid transport system II carrier protein BrnQ2, producing the protein MRTTLKPSQILSISLLLFAVFFGAGNMIFPPLLGLSSGENMWVSISGFIITDVGLSLLAIVAVALAGGSFKSLASRVHPKFAAVLAIIIYLSIGPLFVIPRTGSVSYEIGIAPLFNDQWYSMLLFSFIFFTVVYFLSLNPSKLVDHIGKILTPILLGVIAVMATKAIFSPTGSFENPVGDYKEIPFFKGFLEGFLTLDAIGALVLSTIVVNAIRQNGVTEKASIAKYTIICGSIAAFFLTIVYFLLGYIGASNGNLGQFENGGQLLATVMYQLFGTSGNVLLSIAIIFACLTTAIGVVSAFANYFTNILTNVSYKKLVLYVCIFSFIISNLGLSLLIKITLPVLIILYPITIILIFVSFIDKYTKRKPSVYIGAMIAAFIISCIHALDNVGMMPAAITSIVSTIPFYKLGIGWIVPAIIGGIVGYFIPQTQTEGEVSTK
- the cotJC gene encoding spore coat protein CotJC; its protein translation is MWIYEKKLQYPVKVSTCNPALAKLLVEQYGGADGELAAALRYLNQRYTIPDQVIGLLTDIGTEEFAHLEMIATMIYKLTKDATPEQMKAAGLDAQYANHDSALFYHNAGGVPFTATYIQAKGDPIADLYEDIAAEEKARATYQWLIDLSDDPDINDSLRFLREREIVHSQRFREAVEILKEERDRKIYF
- a CDS encoding spore coat protein CotJB, which produces MTPTLPDEYYEWIKELQELDFVLVELTLYLDTHPDDVTAINQFNDFSYKRRLQKQKIEEKYGPLQQFGNSYSNAPWEWSKGPWPWQI
- a CDS encoding spore coat associated protein CotJA encodes the protein MDKFMKSYTPYHSPKDPCPPIGKRFYSTPPHLYMGFQPTNLPQFPPRDALQKGTLWPALYDYYESPHKKGR
- a CDS encoding VOC family protein, whose protein sequence is METITNCIVLEVRNLKETLYFYEGILGFQPSRHRPQLHVPGVWYDIGATRICFVLNREKGGDFGEEVPSYINFSLPFCDMEKVRKKLEFYCVSFQELESCKTEKRGIIVHDPDQYRILIAPKE
- a CDS encoding DUF2935 domain-containing protein, whose protein sequence is MNSTYEEIALFEHKFWLKVLGDHAQFLLDALAQNESEDIQKAMYFVQTFDRFLSNIHTVNLIAFAKDAHKVAEEIRKFKLNIIQKQLEGKIVIHFTPTFINHMVNEVEEYIAVLEYLIKGEVPPVFHELHYHLAWLTDAAGHAGAISGGLDLVEKRLKEKSEEYEKHFEQFYLKAVEMTGYLRAELHSFPALKKFTKDVSLELTLFSRFLHELEELELSNQVLSLISGRMADHMAREECYYLLKLAQASGLEMPKCNPL